TGCGATTCTTGCTGTTGTTAGAGGAGATGACGATGAGGTTAGGATGCAGGTGCTAGTTATCATGGCCCAGAGTTGACCATGTGTTCTATTTGTCCGCGCAGAGTGTCAATTGCTTTGGCAGGAATAGCAAGACAACAGAAGGAATGAGATGAACTTTTCTAGGGCCAGACTCTTGCAGACGCCAAAGTTTTACAAATTGTTATTGTTATGAAATCCATTCAAGTTGACTGGCCAACACTGTGCTCTGTAGGGCCCATATGATCAATTACTAAACCCTATCCCAATGCAGTGGTCTATAAATAGATGGTGGCCTCCGGTTATTCCAGGCATTTTGAAGATTTTGTACTCATGAGAAAGAAATCCAGAAAAAGAACATAGTATATGCCTATATCTTGTGTCTAAGTGCTTGATCTACTACTTGTTTACGAATCACGATCTCTGGATAACACCTTTTGATATTGGTATCATACATTATCAGCACGAGCTCTCTAAGCATGCGGTTCAAAGCTTCAGGCTACCTTTACAACGGTTTCAAGGTAACCATTGAACCGATGAGCGTCTTTTTTAGTACATTAGATTCCATGTACATATCGATTTTGTGTTGCTATTTATTTCTATAAAATCAATTTTCTCCCTATTGCTGCATTTTGTTCTATGAGATCAATCTAAGAAAAAAGGAATAAATTTCGCACAATCAAGATCACTGTCAAACTTGAATACAAGAAAACATGAACAAAATTTCGCACGATCAAAGATCACCGTCAACCTTCAATACATAGAACAAACCCAAATGGATGACTGTTTTGGGCCTAACACAACCACAACTGAGCTCAACAAAACCAAACTAATGAACTACACTGAAATGGCATTTCTAAGAAAACATCTAAAGATAACAAGTCATCCAAAGTTCTAGAGGAGCACTAAGCAAGCTTCCAACACTTTCAGGTGGAGCACATGAGAGGATATCAAGGAAACAGGATACAAAAACAGGGGAAACAAAACTTGCCAAGGTCAGGAGAAAGTCCAGTCAACATGGACAGGGCAGCAAGCGGCAGGGAAGCTGGCATGGGAAGTTGAGGGTGCAGCAATGGCGATCGAGAAACCAGAAAGTGATGGGAGCACGGCAGATCTATGCAAGAGGCAGCGGCAGAGGGAAGATGGAACAGGATGATGTGGCAGCAAAGTATGAGGAGAGCGGGCAATATTCTGGTGAGATGTAATGGTGTTGATATCTCAGGTGACGTGTCATTGCTTCGTCTGCTCGCAGCAAGAGGAAACAGGAGTCCCTCATCACTTAGTAACAGATGTATGTACCAAAACAACAGAAATTTACTGGCCCAATACTGGTCATCCAAACGCCAGTTTCCAGCTTGGCTGAAATATTTTACAGATTGATGCACTGGATTAGAGGTAATCCGAACAGGGCCTGAGACTTAATTACATTGTTAAGTCCAACTGTTGGTACCTGCAGACCAATAGTGGCTTTAACAACACTAGTAAGTAGTGACAGCAATATAGCTGGAACTGCTTATTTGTCTAGTGCTCTAGTTCATCAACTAACTTAAACCGTTCTAGTGTCTAAAACCACTGTGTGTAGACCTTTAACAGAAAATGCATCACAAcccaagttcttcaagggatTGTGCAGCCCAATTGCATCTCTATAACAAATGCCCTTCTCCATAGTGAACTTAATGTGTGTGCATCTCTCTACCACATAGAGTTGGTGGCAATGGTCCACCTGCCATGTCACCTCCTTTCCATCAAAAGGAACTTTCAAATAGGTGGGGCCACTATTCATGATTTCCACCATCTTGTTTAAGAGTCAGTTTTTGTGTACATAATTACAAATACATGTACGGAGACTGATACACCACAGGATTGGAATTTTCTTATTTAAGTAGCAGCGCATGGTCATTCAGCTAGTCTATCTCAGTTTCACTGTGGAGTTTTTGCATATAGTAGTAGGGCGAACCAGCAAGTACTCAAGTCATCACGAAAATTTTGTTCAGCCTAATTGAATATAGAGAAACACAGTACCTTCTCATCCTCATACACCACAGTGGAAGGTATCTCCTTTTTGATGATCTTGTCGAATCTGCACATgcaataaatttcagaaaaagaTTCAACTGCTCAAAGGCTTTGCTTCACCAGCACATATTTTAAATGCACAGCTTTTCACATATTAGGCAATACTCGACCTATTCAGCTgcactgagaaataactagcACTCCAATTATTAATAACACTATCTCTCAAGTCTCACAGGCCCATCCCATGCCATGTTCCTATCCCTCATCAACAAATTAGTTACTGCTAATCCAAACTTTGAGAGGATATTCTTCATAGTGATGTGGAGATTACAAGTTTGGTCAGGATTGGCATTACAGTTGCTAAGCATCCAGtagcaaacacaaaaatatttcctATACGAGCAGTAGTCAATCAGCACAATAGGAGTGATGCCCATCAACTTTATTAGAGAGCATTTGTTAGCAGTAGTCCATCAGCATAATACATGAGAATGAATCATGTATGGCTGTACCCTAGTCCGTTAGAGCATGTTCAATGCAAGGTGCTTAAGGTAGTGCTACAAAATTAGACCGGTTTATTCTCAAGCACCAGTGCTTATTTCTGTACTAGAGGTGCCTAATTAAGCACCTGTCCTATAGAACACAAGCACCAGTGCTTAAACAAAACCCGGTTTTCTTTGTGCAAGCTCCTGCCTGCATGGAGAGGAGGACAGGAGGGGGTGAAGGTGAAGGCTACGAGGAGATGGGATGGACGGGATAAGAATCAATTGCTTGGTGAAGGTGAAGGCAGCAGGACCTAACCGCTGCCTGCAAGCGGGGCGGCGAGGCTCCCCAACAGGCTGGCGAGTGCCTGAGcaggagcggcggcaggcgACCCTAGGGGCTAGGCGAAGCGGGGGGAGAGATGGAATGGGAAGAGGTGGGGCGTCGCTGGGAGGCCCTCCGCTGCCGGCTGCCGGCCATGGTGTCCaccatcgtcggcggcgaggagatAGGCGGCCGGAGTGCTCGAGTGGAGTGGCGCCGGGGGAGTGCCTCCTGAGTCGCCCCAGGAGCGGCTCGGgaggcggctagggtttctatCTCGTACTCACCAACGGACGGGTTTTCCGATAGGAAGAGAGATGAGTGCAGGAGACTCACATGGTGGGGTTGTCGTTGGGcacggcggcgagcgccgcATCTTTCTCCGACGCCATGGCGAGGACTGAGGAAAGGATCGATCGACCTGCTCGAGTCGTCTCCCTCCTGGAGTTCCGTAGATAAAGAGCACGGAGCACTCTTATGATTACGCCAAGTGAAGAAGAAAGCGTGCTCTTCGAGTGCGTGACTATAAATAAATGGCCTACATACCAGTTTTGCTCTTGTAATTCAAAACTTCAATTCGAAGAGAAAGAACGCAAAATAGGAGGAGTTAatctaaaaaaacacaaaataggAGAAGAAGCGCAGCAGCAACATCCTGCACACCTGCTCATTCACTTGCTAATAAAATCCTATTATGAGCAGAatatgttgtgtttttttcgTTCAGAATTACTAATATGTTGCATCAAGAGGAAGCATACATAGTCGATTAATCTCCGATGTATACGTTGTTAATCAAGCATTCACAATTCACAAGTTCGCCCAGGCAGGCTAGTCAAAGGGTGCTTGCTACCTACCGTCCTTGAAATGCCGGGCTATGTGGAGCCCGGAGAATCTTAGAATGTCCTATCGATTGCGTTATGCTTTCAGATGGATTCAAAGATACAACGACCCAGGAACGGAAGCAGCCGTGAAGTTGGCCAACAAGACATGCGTGCGTTGGCTAACTTGGTGCTTTCCTTGCCTTCCAGAACGGCACAACGAGAAGGCTCTAGCTAAAGTTTAGATACGGTGTTAGTAGTATGGCCATGCGATTAGTTTACTTGCCCTCGCgtgattttatttatttcttcgACATCTGCCCTCTCCAGTAATATTGTACTACGATGATAGTACTAATCGACATAAATCGAGatttctcaaagaaaaaagatagcACTAATCGACATCGGTAGAAGTTTCTCATGGTGCTACCTGGATCGATGATAGCCATGTGGCCGATGGTCAATCGCACGGTCCAACGAAACGGCTGGTTTGTTTTGAAAGGTCATTCTCTTTTTGTTTCGATGAGTCAACAACCAGAGGCCACGGCCGAAAGCCGACGTGCCATATGCCGCTCCCTTGCTCGTTCCGCGCCTTCGCTTATTTATAAGGGGATTCCCCATTGTTTGTTCCAGTTTTGGAGATTTTCAAGAGATAGCCGCTGATATTCGAGTCCCCCCTTTCTTCCTTCAACTTCAACATCTGCCGGCCGGCAAACTCCAGCCCTCAGGTACGATCGACGACATGTTCATCAGTTTATGATATCTCTCGACTTGGCTTTGATCTTTGAGTTTCTAACTCTTCTTCTCGTATAACCAGAGAGCGAGGCAGGCAGAGAGCAGCAGGGGCATGGACGGCGACAGCCCGGTGATGACGGGGAGCGAGCGGCGCGCGTACCGGTACGCGCAGGCGCCGAAGCTGCAGGGCCTGAGCGGCATGAGGAAGTCGTGGTCCAACGACTCGCTCTTCGGCTACGCCGGCCCGGGAGGCAGGCCCGCGGCCCACTCGTGCGTGTGCGCGCCCACCACGCACCCGGGCTCCTTCCGCTGCAAGCACCACCGCCAGAACGCGTCCCacctcggcggcgcgccgcACCCGCAATCCAcggccgacgccgacgcgaAGCAAGACGAGGCGCAGGAGGAGATCTCGTCCACGGACCAGGAGAAGGCGTCGTGAAGGGCGAGAGGCAACGTGTGCTTCCTTCGCAGGAGGAAATATGTACCgtgttgtttggttgcacGTTTGCCTAGTGTAAATCTCCAACGTCATTTCATCGTGGACCGCTTTTGCTCTGTCCGTTTCATAGGCTTGGTCTGAGGTTTCGATGCTTATTCGCTTCTTTTCATTTCTCGTAGAATAGAGGAGGGCTTTGTCTTTTCCAAGTTGTGTAAATAAAGTAAACCGTTGTATGTGGGGATGAAATCGGAGCAAGATATGCAAACAATAAAAATTATGTTAAAGTTTTAACATATTTTTGTAAAATACCATACCTCAGAGAGGTGTGATGCTCTACAAACGCGCAATATTTCAAGTCAAAACTCAAATGCATTTGAGAAGAATTAAAAAGATAAATATACAGGTGAATAATGCCAAATTTGAATATCATTTATAGGACCTTGTTCTCTCTCTTATTAGTAGTCAAATTTAAGCCTCCACCAAAATCCATATTTGACTAGCATGCCTAATTCTTGTTGAATAAGGTCACACATGATCTTTTGGGATCAAACATGACTATATGTGGCAGCTATCCGGAAAGTGCCAAGCTATTATCCGATCAATTTACGGATAATCTCGGATACGGTTGGAAAATGCCAAACGACGACCGTCCGATTTACCCAATACCATCTGAAGTCTTTTGATCGGTTGGTTCTTCGGACAATATGGATCTGATTTCTCCCCTAGTTGCATGACCAAAAAAAGATTGTCCCCTGTGAGGCAACGTGATTAGTTTACTTACTCTCAGGGTTATATTATATGATAATCGATATGTATAGACTGTTGTTTTAACATAACTCTTTTTACAAGCTACATTGCATGAAAAATTCGAGTAAATGTATCGCGAGGGAGGAATATTTGGTTCGAGTAGATCTATTTCAAGAGAGGACAGTGCCCGTTGTATTTAATTCGTTTTTTTAGTGAACCCACCTTAGACGTGATCATGAGACTTTAAGTCGGTTCCAGCAACCCCTTGGATTTACATTTTTGTTTCGTTTGGGCCATTTTGAATTATGTTGGAACatgctttttattttcttaaaCCATCATGAAATATGGTAAATCTTGACGAATCTATCACAAAATCCACCAAAATACATGTTAGATACCTATTGTGAGGGCATCCACAAATGTCGATTCTTATTTAAaagagagaattccatatttgacactcaaattttgcccaTATGCCCAAATGCCactcataatttttttgttccaaatttgccactgaaattttgcatagggtacaaatatgccactaccgttagttgaccgctCGTTGACCATTAAATAAGAGATGACCAATTATCAATTTTTTCATATTGACCCAAATACCCTTGGGTCCACATTTGCAGCGGGGTCATGATTGATGAATCACTGGAGAAACCAATCTGCACTAATTAGGCAGCCACATGGTCTAGTAAATCTCAGGGCAATCATGTGCCAATCGTGGAGTTGCTAAGGGCCCACAGCCTGAACGAAGTGTTGAATGGACCATATTGCAGCTGAACTGCCCATGGCGCAAGAGAGCGGACACAGGACGTGCGTGCGACTGTAGCGaaagttctaaaaaaattgtatcGGGAAGAGAAGATGACATGGCACCATGAGGAGCCAGTAATCATTATCACTCATTTCAACTTTTTATGCCAAAATCACTACTattcatttcaaatttttgctGAAATTTACTCCGATAAGTGTGTTACTGACATCttaaaaatatgaaattataAGTTCTCTGAAATAAGTATTTTGTTGTAAAGGAAATCAACATATTACCTAGGAGCAAAATTGTCCTTTTATCTCTTACTTAACGGTCAAATagcggtcaactaacggtagtGACATATTTGTAACCtgtacaaaatttgagtggccaATTTGGACCAAGGAAATTTTGAGTGGCATTTGGACATATGGGCAcaatttgagtggcaaatatggaattctaTCTATTTAAAATTGCTGATGTGGACCAAAGAGAAACataagagagaagagaagtgaTTTTTTTGTGAAGAGTCAAATTCTTAGCCAAGAGTCGACTAAGAGCCAGCTAACAGTTGAACTATTTATCATTGTACATCATCGCATTTAATCTTAACAAATCACATCTATATCAAGTCTAAAGATGCAACCCATTGTATGCATTATTTTGTCCTGACTCTAGATGGCGTGGAGAGTCAACGACTCTATTGTTGTTGATGCTTCGAAACCATCGTGGAAATACCGAAATGAAACTAGTTGTAAACACGTATGAAAATTCTACAGGATATGGCTCAAAGCTGACAATTTCAGTTGATTTTCTCATAAAATTTGcaacaaattttttttttagttcttcTTGAATCTTAATGaattttttcttcataaaatTAACTACTTGGGATAACGCAACATTAAGACAACCTATCGTGTGGGAACATAGAGTATTGATCTGTAGAGAACATGGATGGAAGTTATCTTTCGAACCATCCTAGACTGACTCGAGAACAATCAACGTTGATGATGCATACTGTAGGCAGACGATCTCGTGCTCCGATCTGTGCTCCCGTGCTCTCTGACGACGGAGATTTGGAAATTATTCGTTTTAATCGACCAATTTGAAAAGTAATGAAAAGATCGAGAGAAGGGCCTAATTTCAAAAAGCAGCAGCCAACGGCCTTCTTCCGCGAGCCCCACCACAACTTGGAttctggccgccgccgccgcccccacgAGGCCACGATTCCCATCATCCTCCCTCCCTCAGCCCCGTTCCAAATCCTTTGGTTCCCCAGAATTCCGCTCCCACGAAATTCAATTAGCGCAATTTATTCCCAGTTCAATCCTACCATCTCGCCATCTCGGCGGTTGCAGACTTGCAGGCTAGTGCACTCCTCTCGTGTGCTCTGCTGCCCTTTCTCCACAGGTCGGTGACGCCGGGGCCGGGCCCGCCAGTAGTGCCTCCAGCCTCCGCCGGCCCGGTGCCTCCCCGACGGCAACCTTGCGGCCTGTTATAGACCTAGGTATTCCGGTCAGGTCATCGCCTGCCCGAGCGCTTCCGCGCTTCTGCACTCCCTACGGCGACCACCAGCCTCCTGAATCGGCAAATCCTCGACAATTCTCTCCCAGGTAGGTGCCAAGTCCGGCATCCTTAGTTTCTTAATTTTCTCAGTACGGTAGGTGCCGATTAGCGAGTTACAGAGTGACTTAGTAGCTGTATGATCGGTAGCATGGTTTGCTAATTGCTATGGATCGAATGCTTTACATTCCCTGGATCGAATCTCTAAAACTTGTGTTGTTCTGTTCCTTAATGAAACCGGGGGCAAGGCTCCTTTATCCCTAAAAACAATATAATGGATGTGTTACACGTGTATGCACGTTTCAATCTTTGTTGGATGTTCAGTAACATTGGTTGTTGAGTTGATTTTTCCAATAAATCGATAGCCTAGCCCGCCCAGCCATTCAATTTTGTATACTATGATGTTGAACTGTTGCTGACTTGGTGGAGTCATGGCACTGATGCAGAGCGAGTGGTTACAAGTTATTTACCGAGTTGTAATAGTACAATATATTGTCTTGGTTATTCCTTGCACTGTAAATTCCTTATGATCCCTCGATTTGCGAACTACTAATTTTTGGGAAGAGCATTTTCTTAGTCAGCTCAGGTTTCTAGTTTTAATTGAACAACATTTCCAGATATGGTTTTATGCTtggtgttgctgctgctaagTTTAGTCAGTCTCACTGAAGATTTAATTAGGCTCTGTTATTTTCTCCTGATTCTTGTGGGATAGTCTGAGTCTGTCGGCCCATCTTAATCTATGTTTGCAACTGTTCGACcatttttttatagaaaaataggGGTTGCCCCCCGGCCCCATTTTATTGATGAGACCACGTCTGATAGACAATATTCAGTCACCACAGGCAGTTTAGCGGATACAAATCCAGAGCGAAGCTACAGAAAGATAAGCTACAGAGGAAGATAAGCATGATTGTTGTGCAGCATCTCAGACTGAAGCACGCAGAGCATCTGGGAACCAAGTGGTTGCAGCAAGCTGTGagcgaagttcctccactgtcCAGGCCCCAGAGAATGATCGAACTGTCCACTGAGCAAGCTGTGAGCATCTCAGACTGTTCGACCATTTTCTTGAATCAAATGTTATCAGTGGCAGACAGAGAATTGTAACGAAGTTGCTCAAGTTACCTAACTTTTtcatttgattaaaaaaaacttgcggTGCCTTCTAGATTCGTTCGTACCCAGTCACATTCAGTTGTCTTAACATGCCAGTCAATCTGCTAACTATTTTGAACAGCTACTGTTCCAAGCTTGGACTATTATTACCAGCATTGCTATTCTTTGATCTAGATCAAATTCCACTATTTTTCTGGCCCTAATGTTTTTCCATGCAGCAGATTATTAGGCATTTCGGAAGATGAGAAGATTCTTTCCATTCCGCTCATTCACAAACAATGCCGGGAACGGCAAACCAGCCCCAGGACATGATAAAAGGAATGAGAACAAAATGGATGAGGTTGGGACTAACGGTCCCTCCCATTCTACTGATACAACGGCACTGTGGTCAAGAAACCGTTGTGGAGAACTGAGGAGCGATGAATCTCCCAATCCGCAGCTCAGGAGATGCCTGTCATTTACATCCTCAGCCATCGATCGTTCCTTAAATGAACGGACAAGGAGCTTTTCAGGCGATATTCCATGTTCTGCGTTTAATAATTCTGAAGGGCCtcgtcatgttgctgatgttGAGTAAGTCGCTCAATTACCTATTCTTGGCACTTCTTTTATGAGTTAATGGAGCGACATCAGTTCTGGAATTATATTGCATCACGTTATCACTCCCTATTTACAAAAAATGAGGAATCAccataaattattttttagcAATACATTTGCAAGTGGCATAAGAATGCTATTTTGAAATTCAATGCATTAGTGAAATGAAAGCAAACTGAAATCAGGTTGTATTAGTCTGGCTATATGTCATCAGTTGTACTGCCGCAAAAGTTCTACTTTAAATGCACGTGCCTCTTCTGCATGTAAATCGATTGCTCATGTGAGCCACTAATGGGCTCCTGAGAATTTGTTCTACAGAAAATTCACAGTTAGTTTACAATTTTTGGCGggtctgaagtctgaacataATCTGCAGGTACAAAGCCATCTcattttctgaagaaaactcATGTTGGTCATGACATTGTTGTTAAGACAGTCATCATACAATTATGTGCATTTATACCTGCATTTTATTCCTAGAAGCCTGTTGCTGTCTGCAGGTGCTACGCATGCTCACAAGAAAGACACCCTAATATAGATGAATACATGGTTAATGTTCCAAAAGCACATGGAGTACAGGAAACCAATTCACCACGTTCAAGATGCTACTCATGCTCATCAACAGGACACTCTCCTCTTAGCTCCCCTGTTGCATTAAAATGCAGACCTGCTAGGTTGACCGATTTACCGGATAAGAATGAAGTGCTAGATCTGTACATTGATGGGGAGCAAGAAGCGAACAGAGTAAATGAGAGACATCAGGAAACATTCTCCATCAGAACTGCAGCTCCTTATTTGGGACGTGGACGGCCACCTCGGCCCCATTCTACAGCTCCATCTTCACCAAAATCTTGCAAAGAAATATTCGAGAATTACTTGGACATCAACAGGAATGATGCTTGCCACCATCAACTTGGTCAAGAAAGGACAAAGGGCACTTGGAAGGCCACATCTATGTGTGGTACAGATGAAAATGACATGACACTATTTGAAGGATCTTCTGATAATTTTGCACACTCAGAGGATTGCAGATCACAAAGCATGGCTACAATGGAAGATATCTATGAGGAGTCACGAGATCTGCAACCTGCATACTTCTATGGCTCATCAATGGATCCTTTTTTAGGAACTGCCTCAAGATACTTTGTTGCCGATACTTGTCGTTATGATGGGTCTCCTGGTTTTCATGACAAGAACTTGGAAGATGACACTGATGAAAAGTTGCTTAGAAGAGCTAAGGATTTGGATGCGTGCTTTATGGTCTCTTCTGAAGAAGCGAGTGAGCTTAACATGCTCAGGGATAAGAGACTGAACTCACCTGCTGTGTTGCAACTGGTTCAGAGTTTGATTGAAGACAAAAGAGAACTGGCACTCGAGCTGTCTTCGCAGATTAAGGCACGTCTTACAGAACGGTTTGCGGCCAAAGAACAGTATAAGCAATATAAGGTAGAATTAGACACTAGAACTAGAAGACTGGAGAATGAGAAAAGTGATGCACAAACTATCTTGGAAAGGGAGTTGGACAGAAGGTCAAGTGATTGGTCGGCCAAACTGACAAGGTTTCAATCCGAAGAACAGAGACTAAGGGATAGAGTAAGGGAGCTAGCAGAGCAGAATGTGTCATTTCAGAGAGAAGTTACTTCGCTGGAATCAAATAGAGTTGATGCTTCTAACAGGATTGCAGGTTTGGCACTTCAAAACAAACAATTGAATGATGAGCTGGGAAAAGTTAAGAATGAGTATGGAAGTCTTTACAGCTCCTCCGTAGAGTTGAATGACAGCTTTACAAAAGCTGCAGAGGAAAGGGACCAATTCCATGAGTGCTTAAAgtccaaggaagaagaaactaGGGCATTACACAAGGTGATTGCAAGGTTACAAAGGGCATCTAATGAGCAGGAGAAGACAATAACTGGCCTGAGACAAGGATTGAGTATTGAATTAGAAAAGGAATCTTTTGGAAGTAGTGAAAGCATCAACAGGATGCAAATGGAACTTTTGAGACTTGCTGGAGTTGAGCAAAAGCTGAGAAAAGAAATTCAGACCTGTACTCTTGAAGTGGAGTCTCTTAGTCAAGAGAACATTGAGATTTTAAATCGTCTACAGAAGAGTGGGAATGGATTAAGTCTTTCTACACTTCATCTCGATCAAGAGCTTCATGCTAGAGTGGACAACTTGCAGATGCAAGGTTTATCATTACTTGATGTTAGTAGTCAGCTTTGTGCCAAGCTgctaaacttgatcaaatctAAAAGTGAACATATTGGCAGTGTTGATGGATTGTCATCCATTGAATACACTTTGAAGCACCAGAACATAAAAGAAGGAATTGGTAATTTAACACTTAGTCTGAGGAAAATAAAGTCTGCGTTGGTCGAAAAGCACAATCAAGAAGAGAGTGTGGACAGTATACCGCTGAGACAGGGCAAAGTATCTAGGGTATGTAACTTCCTTTGAATCTCGATGTTCTCGAGTAAAGTGTAAGAGTTGTTCAGTGAATTTATGATGCTGCTTTAGAGAACaacatgaaaataaatttctcaataatatactccctccgtcccatattaagtgacgaaatattacatgtatctagacgctttttgggtatagatacatccatatctgggcaaatttgagtcacttaatatgggacggagggagtattaaatatGCTAAGTGTGAAGCTATGTTGCTGAAATAAGTACACCATTTTCTTTGAACTTACCATAGAATATTTGTACAACCGCTGAAGATAGCAGCAGAAGCTCAAACCAAACCGAACCTTTCTTATTTTTGTTCTGCATGCAATGCAGGATGACTTCGAAATTAAGCTGAAAGAAGAAGCTATGGTCAACAGAGTACTAAAGGAGAAGCTAATGTCAAAGGAACTGGACATTGAGCAATTGCACTCAGAACTAGCATCTTTAGTGCGGATCCAAGATGTCATGCAAAACGAGATCCAAAGAGCTCAGGATGAATTATGTTGCATCACCCACAAGTCCAAGAATTTGGAACTTCAAGTAACCTTACATCCTCTCCTCCCCTTTACCCAAACAAACTTGAAATAAGATTTCAGTACTTCTCCCTTGTTAAAGTTGTTCAGAGTGCACCACCACCTGCTATATTGCTAGATCATGAGCTGATCGCATTTCAGCAGATAATAAGTTCTGTTATCTGTACCTTATGTGAAAATATTCATCTACACACCTAGTCGACCCTTTGCAACAATCCACAATGCATTGGGGTACCATATGTGGCTTGATACAGACTCCCTACAAGAGCATTAAAAAAAGGTAGGCGAAGAGCAAGGAGTTTAGGGGCGATTGCTCTTTTTCTTC
This is a stretch of genomic DNA from Brachypodium distachyon strain Bd21 chromosome 1, Brachypodium_distachyon_v3.0, whole genome shotgun sequence. It encodes these proteins:
- the LOC100845153 gene encoding paramyosin isoform X4, with the translated sequence MVNVPKAHGVQETNSPRSRCYSCSSTGHSPLSSPVALKCRPARLTDLPDKNEVLDLYIDGEQEANRVNERHQETFSIRTAAPYLGRGRPPRPHSTAPSSPKSCKEIFENYLDINRNDACHHQLGQERTKGTWKATSMCGTDENDMTLFEGSSDNFAHSEDCRSQSMATMEDIYEESRDLQPAYFYGSSMDPFLGTASRYFVADTCRYDGSPGFHDKNLEDDTDEKLLRRAKDLDACFMVSSEEASELNMLRDKRLNSPAVLQLVQSLIEDKRELALELSSQIKARLTERFAAKEQYKQYKVELDTRTRRLENEKSDAQTILERELDRRSSDWSAKLTRFQSEEQRLRDRVRELAEQNVSFQREVTSLESNRVDASNRIAGLALQNKQLNDELGKVKNEYGSLYSSSVELNDSFTKAAEERDQFHECLKSKEEETRALHKVIARLQRASNEQEKTITGLRQGLSIELEKESFGSSESINRMQMELLRLAGVEQKLRKEIQTCTLEVESLSQENIEILNRLQKSGNGLSLSTLHLDQELHARVDNLQMQGLSLLDVSSQLCAKLLNLIKSKSEHIGSVDGLSSIEYTLKHQNIKEGIGNLTLSLRKIKSALVEKHNQEESVDSIPLRQGKVSRDDFEIKLKEEAMVNRVLKEKLMSKELDIEQLHSELASLVRIQDVMQNEIQRAQDELCCITHKSKNLELQDFQESAKELTALRCTLKSASSERDALWQETKHLRNTVSAWQNDVASLKQKIKSLEEDIQLKEGEILLREGEISILRDSVDRPFDIICSPRSMKQFDME